In a genomic window of Phragmites australis chromosome 14, lpPhrAust1.1, whole genome shotgun sequence:
- the LOC133891700 gene encoding squamosa promoter-binding-like protein 13 — protein sequence MDHKDKSRKTPSAAASMAALAAAAAAGDGADGVLPPHAEEDKKPAKLVAVDSPSSSFPAPTVSVRRSAAAAGGAVAAGGGGSGGPSCQAERCGADLSEAKRYHRRHKVCEAHSKAAVVLVAGLRQRFCQQCSRFHELSEFDDTKRSCRRRLAGHNERRRKSSAEAQGGSAGDGCRHADQDGRGNPPLNHFQIR from the exons ATGGACCACAAGGACAAGTCCCGCAAGACACCCTCTGCGGCGGCGTCCATGgccgcgctcgccgccgccgcggccgccggcgacggcgcggaCGGGGTGCTGCCACCGCACGCGGAGGAGGACAAGAAGCCGGCGAAGCTGGTGGCCGTGGACAGCCCCTCTAGCTCCTTCCCGGCTCCGACGGTGTCGGTGAGGAGGAGCGCGGCGGCTGCTGGCGGCGCCGtcgcggcgggaggaggaggcagcggcgggcCGAGCTGCCAGGCGGAACGGTGCGGCGCCGACCTGAGCGAGGCGAAGCGGTACCACCGGAGGCACAAGGTGTGCGAGGCGCACTCCAAGGCTGCCGTCgtgctcgtcgccggcctccgccAGCGCTTCTGCCAGCAATGCAGCCG GTTCCACGAGCTGTCGGAGTTCGACGACACCAAGCGCAGCTGCCGCCGACGCCTGGCGGGGCACAACGAGCGGCGCCGGAAGAGCTCGGCGGAGGCGCAGGGCGGCAGCGCCGGCGACGGCTGCCGCCACGCCGACCAGGACGGCCGGGGAAACCCGCCGCTGAACCACTTCCAGATCAGATAA